Part of the Micromonospora rhizosphaerae genome is shown below.
CGGCCCGGGCGTCGGCGACGGCGAGCGTCTCGGCCAGCAGGGTGGCCAGGTAGACCACCTCGACGCCGCGGGCCCGCAGGGCGGCGGCGAAGGCGTCGTGCTCCTCCTGCGCCCGCCCCACCCACGGGATGGCGTCGAAGAGCAAGGAGTCGTTGTTGCGTGGGGTGAGCCGGGCGAGTTCCGGCCCGGGGCGGTGCAGCAGCACGGTGCGGAGCCGAGCGACCTCGCTGTCCACGTAGTGGGTCACCTTCGCAGCGTAGGGCAGCCTTCCGTACGATCCGGGAAAAGAAGAGTGGATGAATATGGCATTCATCCGGACTCATTCCGACGCTCCGACTTGCCCAACCCCCGGGTCCGCAACGTAGGGTAGTGCAGACATAACTTCGAGAGACCTTTTGCCGGAGGTCGCGATGACTGTCTACCCCGCTCGTGGAGCCGCACCCACCCGGGCACTGCCGCACGTCGCGGTGCCGCACCCCCGGGTCGAGTCGACCCCGGTGCTCGAGCCGGCCCGACCTACTCCGCTGGAGTGGGCCCGTCGCCGTCGGGCCGAGCGGGGCGCCCGCCGGCTCGAGGCGGCCGGGGCCCGCGCCCTCGGCCAGCTCGACCACCTCGGTCCGGCCTGGCACGTCATCGAGTGGCCCCGGACTGACGTCTCGGACGTCCTGCTGGACCACGGCCAGGACGAACGCGCCGGCTTCCTCGCCATCGGACCGAGCGGCCTCTTCGCGGTCACCATCGCCGACCACGGCCGGGCCCGGGTGCTCGTCGCCGGCGACGTCGTGCAGATCAACGGCAAGCGTCCGCCCTATGTGGCCGACGCCCGCCGGGACGCGAAGCGGGCGGGCAAGGCGCTTTCCGACGCGGTCGGGCTCCCGATCCCGGTGGCCCCGGTGCTGACCTTCGTCGGCTCCGGGGACATCAGCGTCTACGGCCTGCCGAAGGACTGCCTCATGGCCACCCACCGGGAGCTCGACCGCCTGCTCGTGGCGGGGGGCAACCGGATCAGCCCGGCCACCGCCGAGAAGCTGTCCCGGGTCGCGCAGCACCCGAGCACCTGGCTCAACGGCACGTACCGTCCAGCGGCCGACTACCGGTGGTACGACGAGGGCCGAACGGCCGCTGACAAGCGGACCGCCCGCCGGTAACGTCACCGGCGACGCCACGCGGTCCGGGGATCCCGCCTCGGCAGGCCCGTCGGTTCGCGCCGTCGCCGGCCGCCCGCCGCACCGGCACCTGTCCCACGGCACGACCGGTGCGCCGGGCTCTCGAACCGGCGTCGGCGGCCGGTGGATCCAACGCGGTCGAGCGGTCGCTCCGATGACCGGCTAGCGTGGACAGACCGTCGGTGTACATAGGAGGCGCGGTGGCCCACGTCGAGCTTTCCCTCTCGGAAGTGTTCGTGCCCGGGCCGCAACCACCGGCGGAGCAGGAGTCCGACAACTTCGGGCAGTGGTCGACCGCCGTCTCGCACGCCGCCGAGCCCTGCCTGCTGATCGACGCCGAGACCAACGTGGTGGCCATCTCGTCGTCCGGGTGCGAGTTGCTCTGCCTCGGCGCGCCTGAGGACGTGGTCGGGCGGCCGCTGATGGAGGGCGGGCTGCGCCTGGTCGACTTCACGGCCAACCAGAGCGAGTTGACCGAGCAGGAGACCGACAAGATCCCGCCGCTGCTCGCCCTGCACTCCGAGCGGCTCGCCCGCGGGCTGCTCCGGGTCCAGGGGCCCGGCAGCGAGGGGCTGGGCACGACGGTTGACGCGATCTCCACGCCGGTGCTCACCGACGGCTCGGTCGCCGGCTCGCTCACGTTCTTCTCCGCGGTCTGACCTGCGGCGGGTGGCGTTCGCCGCAGGCCGATCCGCGGGAGACCCTCGCCGAGGCGGTGCGGCGACCGACCGGCGACGACCGCGCTGACGCGAGCGGGCCACCGCGCCCACGGGGCACCTTCACCCCGCCCGGCGATCCTCCTACGATGGGTTCGGCCACCCCGGCCGCAACGATGTTCGCCGATGCAAGGATCGGACCCGTGCCGCCCACCGCACCGCGCCCCGCCGCCCTCCGGCGGCTGACCGTTCCGGTCGCGCTGCTCGCCGTGCTGCCCCTGGCCGGCTGCGGCACCCCGCCCGAGCTGCGGCAACCGGCCCAGGGCGCCGCCGCGCCGACCGCCACCGGTGCACCCACGCCGTCGGCGCCGACCGCCGCGCCCACCACCCCGGCCGCCCGCACGGTCACCCCCACCGCCTCCGACCTGGTCGCCGTCCCGTGCCGGTCCGGCCCGTCCGGCGACCGGGTGGTGTCGCTGCTGCGCGGCTCCGCCCGGGTGCTCCCCCGGGACGTACGGGTCCGGGTCCGGATCGGGCCGCTCTGCGCCGGCGACTGGCAGTACACCGTCCTCGCGGTGACCGGGCACGAGGAGCTCCAGGCGGTCACCCGGGGCCGGCCGACCGCCCTGGAGCTGGTCACCGCCGGCACCGACGTGTGCGGGGTGGAGGTGCGGGCCCTCGCGCCGCCCGGCATCCGGACCTTGGCCTGCGACGGCGCCCCAGGTGCGTAGGCTGGTCGCCATGCCGGGAACACCGCCGACCCGCTTCGTCTACCTCGGGCCCGAGGGCACCTTCGCCGAGCAGGCGCTGCGCACCATCCCCGCCGCCGAGCGGGGCAGCCGTACGCCGGCCCGCAGCGTCGGTGAGGCGCTGGACAGCGTACGGGCCGGGGACGCGGATGCGGCGCTGGTGCCGCTGGAGAACTCCATCGGCGGCGCGGTCGGGGTGACCCTCGACGAACTGGCCGAGGGCCAGCCGCTGGTGATCACCCGCGAGGTGATCCTGCCGGTGGACTTCGTGCTGGCCGCCCGGCCGGGGACGGCGCTCGCCTCCGTCCGCAGCGTGGCGGCCCATCCGCAGGCGTCCACCCAGTGCCGGGGCTGGCTCCGCGACCACCTGCCCGACGCCACCGTGATCGACGTGCTCTCCAACGGCGCCGCCGCGGCGGGCGCGGCCGCCGGCGAGTACGACGCGGCGATCTGCGCCCCGATCGGGGCGGCCCGGCACCGGCTGACGGTGCTCGCCGACAAGATCGCTGACCATCCGGACGCGGTGACCCGGTTCGTGCTGGTGTCCCGCCCGGGCCCGCCGCCGCCCCCGACCGGGGACGATGTCACCTCGCTGGCGGTCTACATCGCCCACGATCGGGTGGGCGCCCTGCTCTCCGTGCTGATGGAGCTGGCCGTCCGGGGGGTCAACCTGACCCGGATCGAGTCCCGGCCGACCGGTGAGGCGCTCGGCCGGTACGTCTTCTTCCTCGACTGCACCGGCCACGTCGCCGACGTCCGGCTCGGCGAGGCGTTGCAGGGGCTGCGCCGGGTCTGTGCCGACGTGCGCTTCCTCGGGTCGTACCCTCGGCACCGCTGGAGCCCGGCGGCGGCCGAACGGCCGGTCCCCGCTCCGGCGGGCCTCTCCGACGTCGACTACGCCGACGCCGCCGCCTGGCTGGCCCGCCTGCGCGCCGGCGAGCTGAGCTGACGCCTGGCCGGCCCGGCCGCCGCCCGCCGGCGAGCTGAGCTGACGGTCCGCGGGACGCCCTCGGCGGGCGTCCCGCGGACCGGATGATCAGCTCAGCAGCCCGCCGAGCAGACCGCCCTGCTGCTGCTGGACACCGCTGCCCTGCACCGGGGGCTCCTCGGAGGGCTGCACCACCACGAAGCCCTGACCGGCGAAGCTCATCGTGAAGGCCTCACCGGTGCTGCGGCCGAGCAGCGTGCCCAGGCCGAGCTGCTCCGCGCGGTGGTAGCCGGTCTGCAGGCTGGCCGACCAGCAGACCGCGGCCTGCGGGTCGACGTAGGTGGGCTGGTCGACGTTGAGCACCACCGGGGTGCCCTTGGTGGTGATCGCGATCCGACCCTGGCCGGTGAAGACGCAGTTGAACAGGCCGGACGAGGAAGCCATCCCCATGCCGCTGACCATCTTGATGTCGTACTGGAGGGTGGAGTCGAAGGCGAGCACGCTGGAGCCGTTGATGGAGAGGGCGTCGCCCGGCTCCAGGTCGATGATGTGCACGTCCTTGGCCAGCTCGGCCAGGAACACGTCGCCGCGACCCGTCAGCTTCATCAGCGGTACGCCCTCGCCGGTGAGGCGCTGCTTGATGAACTTGCCGATCCCGCCGGAGCCGAGCGCCTGGAACTGCACCTGCCCCTGGTACGCGACCATGGACCCGACCCGGGCCATCGCCTCGCCGTTGAGCTCGATCTTCAGCATCTTGGAGTTCTGCAGCCGCATGCCGGGCTGGGCGGACTCCTTCTCCAGGTTCTCCGCGGAGAACAGCGCGCTGCGCATGGGTTTCCTCCTGCTCGGGGTGTGCCTGTCCCGGAGGCTAGGTGACCGGCGCAAGCGCCGGCACCGGTCGAGCGGGGCTGAGCGGTGGGCCCGGTCAGCCCCAGCCGAGGGCGTGCAGCCGCTCGTCGTCGATGCCGAAGTGGTGGGCGATCTCGTGCACCACGGTCACCGCCACCTCGTCGATGACGTCCTCGTCCGTGTCGCAGATGCGCAGGATCGGGTTCCGGTAGATGAGGATGCGGTCCGGGAGGACGCCGGAGTAGTCCCAGCCCCGCTCGGTGAGCGCATGCCCCTCGTAGATGCCGAGCAGGTCCTCGCCCGGGGGTGGGTCGTCCTCGACCAGGATCACCACGTTGTTCATCAGCCCGAGCAGCTCCTCGGGCACCTCGTCGAGGGCCTCGCCGACCAGCTCCTCGAAGCGCTCACGGCTCATCTCCACCGGCACGCCGCCCATTCTCCCCGACGCCCGCCCACCCCCCAAGATCCGCGCAGATTCCCGGAAAGAGGGCCCATCCGCCGTCCGATGGGGCCTCTTTCCGGGAAAGCGTCGGCGCGGCCCGGGGGCCTTGGCTCGGGGCCGGGGGCCGGGTGGGGTCAGGAGGCGAGGCGGGCGCTCAGGGTGATCTGCGCGCCCGGGGAGAGCAGCCGCGAGATCGGGCAGTTCTCCTTGGCGATCTCGGCCAGCTTGGTGAACTGGGCCTCGTCCAGGCCCGGCACCTGGCCGACGGTCTCCAGGTCGATTCGGGTCACGGTCGGTCCCGCGTCGGTCTTGTCGAAGTGCACCTTCGCGGTGGTCTCCACCGAGGCGTCGGTCGCACCGGCGTCGGCGAGCTGCTTGGAGAGGGCCATCGAGAAGCAACCGGCGTGCGCGGCGCCGACGAGCTCCTCCGGGTTCGTCCCCTCGCCCTCCTCGAAGCGCGACTTGTAGGAGTAGTTCCCCTGCAGGCCGCCCTTGCCGGTGCGCATGGTCCCGGAACCCTCGGTGAGGTTGCCCTGCCAACGTGCGGAAGCGGTACGGATAGGCATGCTCCCGACGCTAGTCGAAACCGGGCGGGGCCGCACCGAGCGGCGCGGAACGGGCGGGTGTCGGGGCCGGTCGGCCGGGCCGCGCCGGACTTGCGGTAGCTGTCGCCGCCTGCCGCCTGTGTCATGATTCGGCTCAGGCCCGCGCACGCGGAAGGGTGGCCGATGTCCCAGGATCTCCCCATCCCCCGGCAGGACGACCGGTCCGACGGCACGACCGTCGTCGAGTGGGGCGACGCCGAACCGCCGTCCCCCGGCCGCGTCGGGCGTTCCCTGGCCGGCCTGGGCCGGGACCACCGGCTGCCGCTGGTGCTCGCCGGGCTGGGCGCGGTGGCCGCGGTGGCCTCGCTGCTCGGCGAGTGGCTGGTGATGACGGTGCCGAACGGCGGCCCGGCCGGGAACACGACGATTCGGGTTCCGGGCGGGGTGGCCGACGTGGGCGGCTTCGGGGTGGTCTACCTGGTGGGCCTGCTCGGCCTGGCCGGCGCGGTGGCGCTCGCGCTGCGCGGTACCGCCGCCGTCCGGCCCAACGCCCGGGTGGCCGGTCTGGGCCTCGTGGCGGCGATGCTGGCCGTGCTGGCCGCGGCCGCGTTCTCCCTGGACGACTCGGGTCAGCGGGGGCTCTTCTACCCCTCCGAGGACGGGTTCCAGGTCGACCACGGGCGCGGTCTGGTAGCCGCCTTCCTCGCCACCGTCCTGCTCGCGGCGGCGCTGCACCTGTCCGGCCGGGTCTCGGCGGTGCGGTCGGGCCGGACCGCGGCCGAGCCGGCGGACGGCACCGAGCCGGAGGACGGCACGGAGCCGGAGGACGGCACGGAGCCGCCGGGCTGGCGCCGCCGTCGGGAGCGGTCCCGGACCGACGACCTACCCGCCGCGCCGGCCGACCTCACGGTCCAGCCCGCCGCGCCGTTCGCCCACCCCGAGCCACCGGTCTGAACGGCCGGCCGCGCCGCCCGCGAGTCAACCAGTCACCGGACGGTCGCCGTGGGTTGGTGCCCGATTCGCCGGGAAGCCATGGTTGCGGGCTGATCCGCGAGGTACGGTTGCTGCCCGCCGTTCGTGGCCGAGGCATCGACGACCAGGACGGCCGGCGCGACGGCGGCGGGCGAAGGAGGAACGATGACCCGCCCGGGGCTGCCCAAGCTGATCGCCACCGATCTCGACGGGACGCTCGTCCGCAGCGACGACACCGTCTCCGCGTACACCCATGAGGTGCTGGACCGGGTGCGGGCCGCCGGGATCCCGGTGGTCGGGGCGACCGGTCGCGGCCCCCGCCTCACCGAGCTGACCCGCAACGACATCCGCGCCGCCGACTTCCTCGTGATGGCCGGGGGCGGCCGGGTGGTCGACCAGAGCGACCCGGCCGGCCCGGTGGTGCTGCGCGACGAGCGCCTCCCGGGCGAGGTGCTCGCCCGGCTCCTCGCCGACCTGGAGGCCGCGGTGGGCCCGCTGACCGTGATGGTCGAGGCGTCCGACGAGCACGACGCCCCGCTCTGGGGCGACTACCACCCGAGCTGGCCCTACCCGGACCGGTTCGAGGCCCGCACCCGGGCCGAGTGCCTCTCCGGCGACGTGATCAAGGCCTTCGCCCGGACCGCCGACCACCACGTGGACGAGCTGCTGGCCACCGCCCGCCGGATCGTCCCGCCGGAGGTGGCCACGCTCACCCAGGCCGGGCTCGGCTTCATCGAGATCTGCCCGCCCGGGGTGGACAAGGCCACCGGGCTCAGCGTGGTAGCGCAGACCCTCGGGGTCGATCCCGCGGAGGTGCTGGTCTTCGGCGACATGCCCAACGACCTGCCGATGTTCGACTGGGCCGGCTGGGCGCGGGTGGCGGTCTCCAACGCCCACCCGGAGGTGCGCGCCGCGGCCGACGAGGTGACCCTGCGCAACGACGACGACGGCGTCGCCGTCTACCTGGACCGGCTACTCTCCCGGTGATGGGAGAGACACCTCGGCTGGTCGCGAGCGACATCGACGGCACCCTGCTCCGGGACGACCGGACGCTGAGCCCGCACACCGCGGCGGTGCTGGCCCGGATCGCCGCGGCGGGCACGCCGGTCGTGCTGGTCACCGGCCGTCCCATCCGCTGGCTCCAGCTCGTGTACGACCAGCTCGCCGAGCCGCTCCCGGCGATCTGCGCCAACGGCGCGGTGGTGTACGACCCGGTGGCCGACGAGGTGCTGCGGGCCGACCCGCTGGCCCCGGAGCTGCTGGCGGAGGTGGCCCGGCGGCTGCGGGCCGCGGTGCCCGGGGTGAGCTTCGCGGTGGAGATCGTGGACAGCCGGCAGATGCGGCACGAGGCGGACTACCCGCTGCGCTGGGACGCCGACACCGACGCCATCCGGGCGGTCGAGTCGCCCGAGGAGCTGCTCTCCGCGCCGGCGGTCAAGCTGCTGGCCCGGGCCGGCGAGCAGGACCCGGACGTGTTCGTGCGGGTGGTGGCCGGGGCGCTGCAGGGGCTGGCCGAGGCGACCCACTCGTCGTACACCGGGCTGGTGGAGATCTCCGCCGCCGGGGTGACCAAGGCGGCCGGCCTGGCCTGGTACTGCGCCCGGCTCGGCATCGACGAGCGGGACGTGCTGGCCTTCGGCGACATGCCCAACGACCTGCCGATGCTGACCTGGGCCGGCCGGGCGGTGGCGGTCGCCAACGCGCACCCCGCCGTCCTGGAGATCGCCGACGAGGTGACTGCGGCGAACTCCGAGGACGGCGTGGCGGCGTACCTGGAGAAGGTCTTCGGGGTGGGCTGAGGTCAGAGGTACTGGCCGGGGGCGTGGCCCTCGCTCGGCGGCGGCATGCCGGGCATCCCCGGCACCACTCCGCCAGGGCCGCTGGGCAGGGCCTGCCGGCCGGACCGCATCTGCTCCAGCTGCACCCGGGCGGCCATCTGCTGGGCGACCAGCGCGGCCTGGATGCCGTGGAACAGGCCCTCCAGCCAGCCGACCAGCTGAGCGTGGGCGATCCGCAGCTCAGCCTCGCTCGGCACCTGGTCCTCCGTGAAGGGCAGCGAGATCCGTTCCAGCTCCTCGCGCAGCTCGGGGGCGAGCCCCTCCTTCAGCTCGACGATCGACCGCTCGTGGATCTCGCGCATCCGGTGCCGGCTGGCGTCGTCGAGCGGCGCCGCCTTGACCTCCTCCAGCAGCTGCTTGATCATGCTGCCGATCCGCATCACCTTGGCCGGCTGCTCGACCAGGCGGGTCGGGTCCTCACCCTGCCCCTCCTCGGTCTGCACGGTGCCGACCGGTCGGCCGTCCGGGCCGATCACCACCACGGTGCCGGGGATCCCGTCCTGGCCCTGCTCGTCGTTCTGTCCAGCGGAGCGCGCTTCGGTCATGGGACCCATCTTTACCCAGGGCCCATCACCCACGCGCGCCGGGACGGGCTCCCGGCCCGGAACCACCCAGCCGGGTCGCGCTACCGTCGCCGTCATGCCCGCAGACCCGCGCGCCGTGCTGACCCGGCCCGCCCCGGCGCCGGCCGCCACGGTCGCCTACGGCGACCACCCCGAGCAGATCGCCGACCTGCGCCGGCCCGTCGGCGCCGGCCCCGCCCGTCGGCTGGTCGTCGTGGTGCACGGCGGCTTCTGGCGTACGGAGTACGACCGGAGCCACACCGGGCCGATGGCGGCGGCGCTGGCCGAGCTCGGCCACCCGGTCGCCCAGCTCGAGTACCGCCGCACCGGTCAGCCCGACGGCGGCTGGCCGCATACGCTGACCGACGTGCTGGCCGGGGTGGCGGCGCTGCCCGCGCTGGCCGCCGCCGCGATGCCGGGTCGGGTGTCCGTCGGGCCGCCGATCCTGGTCGGCCACTCGGCGGGCGGGCAGCTGGCGCTGTACGTCGCGGCGCAGGCACCCGCGACGGTCGGCGGCGTGCTGGCGCTGGCTCCGGTCGCCGACCTCGCCGAGGCGTACCGGCTGGACCTGGACTCGGGGGCGGTGGCCGCGCTGCTCGGCGGCGGCCCGGCGGACGTGCCCGACCGGTACGCGGCGGCCGATCCTTCGGCATTGGTGCCGATCCGAGTACGCAGCGTAGTCATCCATGGCGCGCTGGACCGTCAGGTCCCGGTCACGATGAGCCGCTCGTGGGTCGCCGCGGCCCGGGCGGCCGGATCCCCGACGGCGCTCGTTGAGCTGCCGGAATGCGAGCATTTCGGACTGATCGCTCCGGACTCTGCGGCCTGGCCCCGGGTGGTCGCCGCGTTGCGGTCCCTTCACGATGATCTTCCGGCCATTGACGCAGAGTCGCCGACCAGGTAGAACGCCGAGGGGGCGACGAGCCCCTGCAACACTTCGGAAGGAAATGTGTGTCGCAGATGAATCGCAGGCGGGCACTTCAACTGCTGGCCGCGCTCGGTACCACCGGACTGGCGGCCGCCTGCGGCTCCAACCCCGACTCCGAGAGCACCACGAACGACTCCGCCAGCCCGATCAAGATTGGACTCATTGTCCCCGAGGCCGGCGCTAACAAGGCGATCGGCGTCGACATCGCCAACGGGTTCCAACTCTTCCTCGCCCTCAACGACCAGCGCCTCGGCGGGCACCCGGTGACCGTGGTGACCGCCGACGAGGGCGACACTGCCAAGACCGGCCAGGCCGCCGTCGACCGCCTCCTCAAGGAGGGGGTGATCGCGCTCACCGGCGTGGTCAGCTCGGCCGTCATGTCCGGCGTCCGGGACACCGTCGAGCAGGCCCGGGTGCCGCTGATCGGCTCGAACGCCTCGCCGACCAGCCTGCAGAGCGTCGTCTACATCTGGCGCACCTCGTACGTCCTCGACGAGCCCGGTCAGGCGCTCGGCGAGTACCTCCGGCAGACCCTGGCCGCCAACAGCCGGATCGCCATCCTCGCCCCGGACAGCACGGGGAGCAAGGACGTGATCAAGGGCTTCAGGCTGAAATACGAGGTCGGCCGCCGCCTCCCCGACCCGATCTTCACCGGGGAATTCAAGAAGCCTCAGAAGGGGTTTTTCGCGGACCAGATCCGTCAGGCCCTCAGCGGCAAGCCCAATGCCGTCTTCTGCCACTTCGCCGGCCCGGCCGCGGTGCAGTTCATCAAGGATCTCTACGACGAGGGCTACCAGGGCCCGATCTACGCCCCCGGCTTCCTCACCGAGGGCACCGTCCTCGACGATCTGGAGAGCGAGGCCGAGACGATCAAGAGGTTCGGCATCGAGACCGCGCTCAACTACTCGGCCGACCTCAACAACACGGCCAACCGGGTGTTCGCCTCGGCGTACCGCAAGACGTACAACGTCTCCCCGACCACCTACGCGATGGCCTCGTACGACGCCGCGCAGGTGCTCGACAAGGCCCTCCGGCTGGCCGGGCCGAACCCGACCCCGCAGCAGGTCAACCTGGCGCTGGGCAAGATCGGCCAGATCGACAGCCCGCGTGGCGCCTGGCAGTTCAACCAGCCGCGTACCCCGCAGCAGAAGTGGTACCTGCGCCGGGTCCAGCCGGACGGTCGGCTGCTGTCCAACGTCGTGATCAACGAGCTGGCCACGCTCGGCTGATCCCCGTACGCCACGGGCCGGCCTCCCGGTGGGAGGCCGGCCCGTTTCGTGCTCGGCCGCGGATCGGCGTCACCGCGTGGCGCGGGACCGCCAGGTCAGTGGCGCAGCTCGGCGATGCAGCACTTCACGCTGCCGCCGCCCTTCTTCAGCTCGCCCAGCTCGACCGGGACCGGGGTGTAGCCGGCCGCCTTGAGCTTGCCGGCGAGCCGGGTCGCCTCGCTGTTCAGCACCACGTTCGCCCCGTCGCTGACCAGGTTCAGGCCGAACGCCATGGCGTCCTCGTCGTCCGCGATCACGGCGTCGGGGAAGAGCTGGGCGAGCACCTTCTGGCTGGCCGCCGAGAAGGCGCCCGGGAAGTAGACGATGTTCTCGTCGTCGATCGAGGCGAGCGCCACGTCGAGGTGGTAGAAGCGCGGGTCGACCAGGCGCAGTGAGACCACCGGCCGGCCGAGCGCCTCCTGCGCCTCGGCGTGCGCCGGCAGCTCGGTGCGGAAGCCGTGTCCGGCGAGGATCAGCCCGCCGTGCGCGTCCGGCAGGTAGGCGAAGTCGCCCTCACCCTCGTTGGTCTCGCTCGGCGCGATGAACCGCCAGCCCTGCGACTCGTAGAACGCCCGGTGCGCGGCGGCCTCGGCGGCCCGCTGCTCGTGCTTGAACTGGGCCCCGTACACCGTGCCGTCCACCACGAAGGCGCCGTTGGCCGCGTAGACCATGTCGGGCAGCCCCCGCTGCGGGGTGAGCAGGTGCACCTCGTGGCCGAGGCCGACGAGGGTGTCCCGCAGCCGGTCCCACTGCTTGACCGCCAGCTCCGCGTCGACCGGCGTGGTCACGTCCATCCACGGGTTGATCGCGTACTCGACCGTGAAGTGCTCGGGCGAGCACATGAGATATGTCCGCTTTCGCGGGACTCGCTGCTGGTTCACGGTCACCAAGGGTAGGTAGCGTACAACTTTGGTAACAGCCACAACCATTGCTTCCCGGGGGCGGAACGTTGCAGATAGACGCGGTTGATCAGCGAATCATTGCGTTGCTCGTGGCGGATGCCCGAGCGTCGTACGCCGACATCGGCACCCGGGTGTCACTCTCCGCCCCCGCGGTCAAGCGGCGGGTCGACCGGCTCCGGGCCGCCGGGGTGATCCGAGGGTTCACCGCGGTGGTCGACCCGGCCGCCGTCGGCTGGACCACCGAGGCCTTCGTCGAGCTGTTCTGCGCCGGTCGGACCACCCCCGCGCAGATCGGGGCGGCCGCCCGCCGGCACCCCGAGGTGGTCGGCGCGTACACCGTCTCCGGCGAGGCCGACGCCTTGGTGCACCTGCGGGCCGCCGACATCGCCCACCTCGAGGAGGCGCTGGAACGGCTGCGGGCGGAGCCCTTCGTGACCTCGTCCCGGAGCACCATCGTCCTCTCCCGGCTGGTCGAGTCGCCCGGCGTCGGCCCCTCCGCCGGCTGACCCCGCCCCCATATGAGCCGGCAAGCGGGAACCGGCACCCGCGGTCCGGCGTCGAACCGGACATGAAACCGGCGACCACACCGAGCCAGCGAACCTGACACCTCCCTCCCCCGGCGGGTGGGGCTCGGATCCCTGGGTTTCCGGGCCCCACCCGCCGTCATCGCTTGACCTCACCCCTGCTTCAGGTTGTTGGCTGGGTACAGGGGCCCGACGGGAGGGGGACACGTGCGCGCGGTGTGGCTGCGGGAGTTCGGTGGTCCGGAGGTGCTGGTGCCGGGACCGGCGCCGGACCCGGTGCCCGGGCCG
Proteins encoded:
- a CDS encoding PAS domain-containing protein, with product MAHVELSLSEVFVPGPQPPAEQESDNFGQWSTAVSHAAEPCLLIDAETNVVAISSSGCELLCLGAPEDVVGRPLMEGGLRLVDFTANQSELTEQETDKIPPLLALHSERLARGLLRVQGPGSEGLGTTVDAISTPVLTDGSVAGSLTFFSAV
- the pheA gene encoding prephenate dehydratase, whose amino-acid sequence is MPGTPPTRFVYLGPEGTFAEQALRTIPAAERGSRTPARSVGEALDSVRAGDADAALVPLENSIGGAVGVTLDELAEGQPLVITREVILPVDFVLAARPGTALASVRSVAAHPQASTQCRGWLRDHLPDATVIDVLSNGAAAAGAAAGEYDAAICAPIGAARHRLTVLADKIADHPDAVTRFVLVSRPGPPPPPTGDDVTSLAVYIAHDRVGALLSVLMELAVRGVNLTRIESRPTGEALGRYVFFLDCTGHVADVRLGEALQGLRRVCADVRFLGSYPRHRWSPAAAERPVPAPAGLSDVDYADAAAWLARLRAGELS
- a CDS encoding AIM24 family protein, coding for MRSALFSAENLEKESAQPGMRLQNSKMLKIELNGEAMARVGSMVAYQGQVQFQALGSGGIGKFIKQRLTGEGVPLMKLTGRGDVFLAELAKDVHIIDLEPGDALSINGSSVLAFDSTLQYDIKMVSGMGMASSSGLFNCVFTGQGRIAITTKGTPVVLNVDQPTYVDPQAAVCWSASLQTGYHRAEQLGLGTLLGRSTGEAFTMSFAGQGFVVVQPSEEPPVQGSGVQQQQGGLLGGLLS
- a CDS encoding metallopeptidase family protein; the encoded protein is MEMSRERFEELVGEALDEVPEELLGLMNNVVILVEDDPPPGEDLLGIYEGHALTERGWDYSGVLPDRILIYRNPILRICDTDEDVIDEVAVTVVHEIAHHFGIDDERLHALGWG
- a CDS encoding OsmC family protein; amino-acid sequence: MPIRTASARWQGNLTEGSGTMRTGKGGLQGNYSYKSRFEEGEGTNPEELVGAAHAGCFSMALSKQLADAGATDASVETTAKVHFDKTDAGPTVTRIDLETVGQVPGLDEAQFTKLAEIAKENCPISRLLSPGAQITLSARLAS
- a CDS encoding HAD family hydrolase, which gives rise to MTRPGLPKLIATDLDGTLVRSDDTVSAYTHEVLDRVRAAGIPVVGATGRGPRLTELTRNDIRAADFLVMAGGGRVVDQSDPAGPVVLRDERLPGEVLARLLADLEAAVGPLTVMVEASDEHDAPLWGDYHPSWPYPDRFEARTRAECLSGDVIKAFARTADHHVDELLATARRIVPPEVATLTQAGLGFIEICPPGVDKATGLSVVAQTLGVDPAEVLVFGDMPNDLPMFDWAGWARVAVSNAHPEVRAAADEVTLRNDDDGVAVYLDRLLSR
- a CDS encoding HAD family hydrolase, which encodes MGETPRLVASDIDGTLLRDDRTLSPHTAAVLARIAAAGTPVVLVTGRPIRWLQLVYDQLAEPLPAICANGAVVYDPVADEVLRADPLAPELLAEVARRLRAAVPGVSFAVEIVDSRQMRHEADYPLRWDADTDAIRAVESPEELLSAPAVKLLARAGEQDPDVFVRVVAGALQGLAEATHSSYTGLVEISAAGVTKAAGLAWYCARLGIDERDVLAFGDMPNDLPMLTWAGRAVAVANAHPAVLEIADEVTAANSEDGVAAYLEKVFGVG
- a CDS encoding bacterial proteasome activator family protein, which encodes MGPMTEARSAGQNDEQGQDGIPGTVVVIGPDGRPVGTVQTEEGQGEDPTRLVEQPAKVMRIGSMIKQLLEEVKAAPLDDASRHRMREIHERSIVELKEGLAPELREELERISLPFTEDQVPSEAELRIAHAQLVGWLEGLFHGIQAALVAQQMAARVQLEQMRSGRQALPSGPGGVVPGMPGMPPPSEGHAPGQYL
- a CDS encoding alpha/beta hydrolase family protein — its product is MPADPRAVLTRPAPAPAATVAYGDHPEQIADLRRPVGAGPARRLVVVVHGGFWRTEYDRSHTGPMAAALAELGHPVAQLEYRRTGQPDGGWPHTLTDVLAGVAALPALAAAAMPGRVSVGPPILVGHSAGGQLALYVAAQAPATVGGVLALAPVADLAEAYRLDLDSGAVAALLGGGPADVPDRYAAADPSALVPIRVRSVVIHGALDRQVPVTMSRSWVAAARAAGSPTALVELPECEHFGLIAPDSAAWPRVVAALRSLHDDLPAIDAESPTR
- a CDS encoding ABC transporter substrate-binding protein, translated to MSQMNRRRALQLLAALGTTGLAAACGSNPDSESTTNDSASPIKIGLIVPEAGANKAIGVDIANGFQLFLALNDQRLGGHPVTVVTADEGDTAKTGQAAVDRLLKEGVIALTGVVSSAVMSGVRDTVEQARVPLIGSNASPTSLQSVVYIWRTSYVLDEPGQALGEYLRQTLAANSRIAILAPDSTGSKDVIKGFRLKYEVGRRLPDPIFTGEFKKPQKGFFADQIRQALSGKPNAVFCHFAGPAAVQFIKDLYDEGYQGPIYAPGFLTEGTVLDDLESEAETIKRFGIETALNYSADLNNTANRVFASAYRKTYNVSPTTYAMASYDAAQVLDKALRLAGPNPTPQQVNLALGKIGQIDSPRGAWQFNQPRTPQQKWYLRRVQPDGRLLSNVVINELATLG
- the ddaH gene encoding dimethylargininase, with product MVTVNQQRVPRKRTYLMCSPEHFTVEYAINPWMDVTTPVDAELAVKQWDRLRDTLVGLGHEVHLLTPQRGLPDMVYAANGAFVVDGTVYGAQFKHEQRAAEAAAHRAFYESQGWRFIAPSETNEGEGDFAYLPDAHGGLILAGHGFRTELPAHAEAQEALGRPVVSLRLVDPRFYHLDVALASIDDENIVYFPGAFSAASQKVLAQLFPDAVIADDEDAMAFGLNLVSDGANVVLNSEATRLAGKLKAAGYTPVPVELGELKKGGGSVKCCIAELRH